The Papaver somniferum cultivar HN1 chromosome 3, ASM357369v1, whole genome shotgun sequence genome includes a region encoding these proteins:
- the LOC113360062 gene encoding uncharacterized protein LOC113360062 — protein sequence MDQRISTTVQEKWLVKLMGFDHIIRYKKGLDNTVADALSRLPTHSADCNAMSLSTPQWAKNVISSYEADDIVQQHIAHLLITPTQSPFSYIQGTTLNLSTAYHPQTDGQTERTNACVEQYLRCMTSSNPKQWSQWLSLAEWWFNTNYHTSLKMSPFQALYGYEPSHLIFPVPTTTSVASVKSYLKDRKCYVTAIEGVLD from the exons ATGGATCAAAGAATCTCAACTACTGTTCAAGAAAAATGGCTAGTGAAGTTAATGGGCTTTGACCACATCATTAGATACAAGAAGGGTTTGGACAACACTGTTGCTGATGCTTTGTCCAGACTTCCCACTCATTCTGCAGATTGCAATGCTATGTCTCTTAGTACTCCACAATGGGCTAAAAATGTCATCTCCAGTTATGAGGCTGATGATATTGTGCAACAACACATTGCGCATCTCCTTATTACTCCTACACAGTCCCCATTCTCTTATATCCAAG GAACTACTCTCAACCTCAGCACTGCATACCATCCTCAGACTGATGGTCAAACTGAGAGAACCAATGCCTGTGTAGAGCAGTATCTGAGATGCATGACAAGCTCCAATCCTAAACAGTGGTCTCAATGGTTATCTCTAGCTGAGTGGTGGTTTAACACCAATTACCACACCAGCTTAAAAATGTCCCCTTTTCAAGCCTTGTATGGTTATGAACCATCTCATCTCATATTTCCAGTTCCTACAACAACTTCAGTTGCTTCAGTGAAGTCCTACCTGAAAGACAGAAAATGTTATGTTACAGCTATTGAAGGAGTACTTGACTAA